taaaaaatgtgtcattaagacgaaataacatatataagtcacagtggactatacgtcgcgtttatttagaaaattatttcacaaaattacagctgaagaacagacatttaatctggaaaggcaagttattcaactaaacaatagcagaccgaacagcaggctgaatagatgtctgtacgttaaagtaatattatcagttatgtaagggataatccaCGGCTAGCCATTAAAGGGCTTTAAGGCACGACGTAGAGGGGAAGAACCACGTCGTGCATTAAAACCctttaatgcatggctagcCGTGGATTATCCTGCTTATACCTTAGTTATTTGCCAAGTTAAAGCTTTAATTaatgtttacagtgtatttttttaacagaCGGGTAAATTTGACTGTCATTTTCTTAAGTTAAGGCTCGCACTCCGTCCACTTTAAATAAAGTAGTGCCAtgatattgcttttatttaaatgaattatcacatttattaaaattcattgttgagagagagagagagagagagagagagagagagagagagacgcacTTTAAAGAGAGACGCGCTCACGTCTCTcttgctcgctctctctctctctctgcaagtGTAACTGTGTTGGTTACCAATGTTTATAGTAGCGGATTAATTTCTGTAATCAAACTGACTGGAACTACCTGTGAATTACACGGTTTTATTGCACAccttccagccaatcagaatcgagTATTTAAACAGACCATGATATaattaaacgataaaccatagcatacagaacttacctagaaggttgaataggctaaattaaccgaccAAGCCAACTAGcctgaagttcgcatactcgtcattccacattactctatccattgaattacataaatacagaagccgcatatggcggactcttgcgtctgtagatggtaatgttgtctcttgccttataaatgtcaaaattaatgcATACTGACTAACAAAGGTGCACCgcactataagacgcagcaccagcaaagttcaaagtgaaaaaaaaaacgcagctTATAGactaaattacataaatatgtTGATTCAATACTATTTAatccaaaaaacttttttacttgTTAATTTTAGTTTAACTCAAAAAGATTTCTTCAGACAAATGAATAACTTATTCAGtgatgacttatttttttcaaGTAATTGATTAATGTGTTTAATTGGTATTATTTGACTattcagcatatttttattagtTCACATTTGATTCTACTGTCTCATATTCACACTGGCAGCTTCCGATCTTGGTGTTTTCAGTGTCTTTCCTGGCAGAAAATGAGGAGATTAAGCAGCTACTGCAGAGCCATGGCATTGATTCAGAAACCCTGGAGGACGTTCACCCAATCAGAGTTCAGCCCTCCAGAGTTCTCAGTCACATCTATGCCAGACTAGGTGAGTTCAGCATTAActtacacacacgcacacacacacacaaacacacatgcacgcacgcacgcacgcgcacgcacacacacacacacacacacacacacacacacacacacacacacacacacacacacacacacacacacacacacacacacacacacaaaactggcATGTAATGTCTGCTATGGTTTCAGGGCGTAACCAAAGATTGGGTTTGACTGGGAGACCCTACCGACGAATCGGTGTGCTTGGGACATCAAAATTCTACAGTATTCGCAACACCATCTTCATATTCACACCTCAGGTACTGTATGTCAGttaaatcatgtaaaataaatctacTGATGATGAGGATTAAAATAAGCTAACTTGCAAACTAACTTGTTAAACATTCAGTTTGTAGACCACCATGACTACTATCTGGCTCTGGACAATCACATGATTGTGGAGATGCTCCGTAACGATCTCTCTTACCTTTGTTCTCGCTGGAGGATGACAGGACAGCCCACAGTGACCTTCCCAATTTCACATGACATGCTTAGTCAGTCAACACACACGATGTACAGTACATgcgcaaatgtttttttgtccaatttggagacttattctgtttttgttcatTTGTAGCTGATGATCGCGAAGATATTGATCCTGCTGTTCTGGCCACCCTACAAAAACTCCAGGATGGTTACTTTGCAGGAGCAAGGTAGTGTAGGTGTAGGTCAACCTGTTTAATATTTCTCTCGTACCTGAAGAGCACCCAAAACAAATGAGTTTTATGTTTAAAGGGTTAAGACTGGAAAACTTTCTGGGTTTCTTGACACCTCCTGTTGTGCTCATCTAACATTTATGGACTGTGGTGGGTGAGATATGCAACTAAGTGTGACcggcatgttttattaaagggacactccacttttttgaaaataggctaattttctAGCTCCCTTAGAcctaaatatttgatttttaccgttttggaatccattcagctgatctccgggtctggctgtaccactttagcatagcttagcataagctattaaatctgattagacaattagcatcacgctcaaaaatgaccaaagagtttcaatatttttcctatttaaaacttgactcttctgtagttacatcgtgtactaagaccagcaaaaaaaattaaaagttgtgattttctaggcagatatgactaggactatactctcattctggcgtaataatcaaggacttacgttgcagcaggcgcaatgatattaagcAGCACTCGAAAATAGCCcgcttggttactttcaatattgccccagtgacagctagggacctttttttgatattttatttttatatactcACAAAGGTTTTTGTTTGCATGGATTAGCCAGCTTTCATGGCATCCTAGATGTCTTACTGTCTTCTATGTGACATTTTGTGTGCAAATGTCTTCTGTGGTTTTCAGGCAGTATGTGTACTTGCATGGGTGCATGAAGAGGCAATTTTGTGATAGAGAGCTGAAACCGCCATGATACTTGCATGTATTTACACGTGTCCCACAAGCCAGTGGTGAAATACTCAATTACTTCTCAAGAGTGACAGAAGACGTGCTCAACCCTCTCAGGATTTGATTTAACCGTGTTGTGTGTATGTGCAGAGGTGGACGATCTAGCCGTGTATTTGGATCGGCTTCTGGCCGTTCCTCAGCAGACCTCCATTAGCACCACTGAAGGAGGCCTGAACCGCTTCAGGGCCGCAGGCAAACAGACTCTTGAGATTGTGGCTCTGGTGCGAAAAGCCAGAGAACTCAATATACACAGTGAGTATACACACACTAGTGTTTATTTTTTGGCAGACGCACCCAAACAGTGATTTTGTTGTGATCTTTTCACAGATGTGCACATGTACCTTCCTTCTAAACTCTTCAGGTCTCCAGCACCAAATCTGAATTTGCCTGataacaaagacaaggtaaataTGCTCATAGTTTCTGTTTATAGTGTTCCTGGAGTTCAGCTAGTAGAGCATTgagttagcagtgcaaaggtcatacgtttgattcccagggaccACTCATGTAAGGATTTAACGGGCCGTTTAATTATTTGAAAGTGATCCCCTTTGCGGTGCTTTGCGCCGTGCCatattaccaccttgggtgggCATTATGTATTATGCAGTGTCTTAGCTAATTCTTTGGTAACTCTGggataagcggaataattgacggCAGGCTGTTGaattaaaataatgcacacccataatgcggcacgacgcgaaggaccggagtcaattattcagcTTATACCACAGTTGCCACAGAAATTGCTacgacattgctctggtggttatcttaaagctcacgtaacacacgctgtttctgcatttctgatgttaatctggagtacctatagagaagtatgacatcctttatatctccgaagagtctttagtttgatcagatttataaaagaaagattagctttaccgaatctttccgataacgtacgaaaaaatgaagaaggaggagttataacacgggaggagcgagtatgagtcatgcaacactatacaacactgttttaacttatgattcactacatgttcgtgtcatttatataatatacacgcgcctatttccaacataagacagaagtcttacttaccacgtgtaactcgtcatgacccggttctgaaaatccaccgcatcaaacacacacgcaaaactccgctgctaatccggataataaactatatccattgtttccatgaggctggatgtcttctccttacatccaaaaacacacttcttgttgtgccttgttgagttttgaaattaaacaaagctgagtggcgtgataagctgttagcaagctctagcgtctcccgctgactgacagctgggcggggttttccgggggaagttttccggcggaagcccatataaagaagtgatacgtatcgaaaccccctgaaacgtcagttagaaccgtaatcgaaaaaaattagccgaaacttgtacgaaccctggcgaagtgcattcggcacagaaatactctgaaacacgcccaactgcggttttgacactttgcctacgtttagcatgaggaaacaactttataactgtgttaataagtcagaatgcttgaaataccattaaatcccccctttaagacatttgacaggtcaggtgtgcgtttatagaaaaataatgcatacccatggaacatttttcaaccaatcagaataaagcactGTAATACACTGTAAGTGGCTTTGGATCAAAGTGTTTCAAAAGTGtcaaattttgtttgttttcactGATAAGGTTCCAGAGAGACAGGACATTTATCCAATAAACCTGCCCAGAGAAGTGAATGGAGGGATTGACTATCCAGCTCTTGTGCAAATGCTGAAGCAAAGCCTGAACATGCAGGATCAAGCTGACATTCTCTACATACTGTTAAAAGACAAGTGAGACCCACTAAAACCATTAATGTTTGACTGTTAACTTCATTCAGTATACTGGAATGCTCAATAATTTTATTATGGAGGTGGTGTCTTTaaattatatacagtacactgCCGTTTAGTTTAGGACCAGCTGCTCAGTAATcttatcattagattatgagacgttagcctggatttcatactagacagggtcacatatgtttgcatcattttatttttgtctacaaaagttgATAAGAAAAATGTTTCACTCAAGACATTACAGTAGTATACAACATTGAATTTAAagtgattgtcatttttaaggGGAATAGAGTGGGACACCCGGCTGCATGGGAAGGGTTGGACGGTACGACGCCTCCTGAGCAACTTGTATGAAAAGGCAGCTATGCTAAAACACTGGGGTCTCATCCGAATGATCTCTGGGATGCTACGCAAGAAAGTTGAAGAGCTGGATGCTGTAAGTTGTTGGTTCTTATGTGTTAAtggctacatttttttttttacataaaatcaccatacataacataaagaacattgtgtgaagATATATaacctttaatattgactgagtaaggtcatgacaaagattgaaatcaaagaGTGAATTGAAACTTTGACGCTCGAAATCTTAATTAGATTCAAATGATTCCAGATTTTCACTTTAGGTACACCATGGTGTTCTTTAAGAATCTATTTGAAGATTGTATGCTTTCTTTCAAATCTTGTAtttcatgctttaaaaaaatggacATAGAGTTCCCCTTCTGTTTCATTTCACGGCTTTTCCCTCTGAGGTTCAAATTTCATAGAAATTCAGTTTTACAAAACAGTAAACcactaaaaatgactttagctgggttttcacagacgaGATCAGATTTCAttgtatatttaactttttttctcatccacctgtttcttgacgtaaatgtgggcgccACCATCTTTTGAGCTTTCctgtttatgacttccggtgggccactaaagctaatggtagtctattgcgAAGCACACAAGTGTaccgttttgactggctgtttaatgtttattatgaaatccaggaagaccggcataatttgtgcagttaggggttgtcataatagctaatacagagtaaatctctacaaatcatttgttttaaccataatccatgtacaagaactgaatgtgtatgtggtgCACATGCAatcatgatctgtatttacagatacatccagtaaaacctttcatagaaactaccagaaaacaataaatacaataattgtttaaaaacaactaattttatgcagataaaaatatgctgatttagctcattaatttattctgctactatatattattacaaaaatgcgattacagtacagaatatatacaacataatctgcttaatgtttataatagttcataaTGTGTTTGCgcgtacttttgttatgttttaaatgaaaaggcAAATACTTAAGTAAGCAAATAAATTCATAACTACGTTAAAACTGCAATTCGGACCTCTCTTCCGatgggcgcaaattcaaaatatttgtttggggtgtcgtgtgttgctcgtcatgtcaaaatatgtgttcattgcatcatgtgaaccatgtgcatcatacgttattttaaaaagctcaCGTATACAAAAagacactaaactctgattacacatgagattgagtatctggcaaacgcaagtgtctcttttatcataacccctttgaagcgtctgcagcaggcgcGTATTTTGACacgacatgtgatgcacataagtttacatggcgcaccaaacaaatattttgaaataacaaTCGACACACAATGGGCTAAATACATGCTGTGACGATCTTCGCATCGTGCACCCCTGGCGGCCACTGCCTTCAAACTATTGGGAGTCCACTATATGAAGAAAaatctggaatgttttcctcaaaaacctTCTTTTCGACTAAATAAAGACATTAAAggccacgatgtttgaaaaacgctttggaaaaggagacgggccgactaccaaaacacacttatagccaatcagcagtaaggaaggtgtctactaaccgacatccttgccgggttgcgtatgtgtggggcgggtctatcaactgaaggtccagattctattggggtaggggcgtgtttgtttaggtgatttcaaatatcaacattggctttcaaacaccgtggactccgcctttaatatctTGAAAAGTTAACATAATGAAAGTGTAGTAATCCATTAATATAGTTTTCATTAACAGGCTTGTTCAGATTTGCTAGTTCATCAGAAACATCTAACAGTTGGACTTCCTCCTGAACCAAGAGAGAAAACGATTTCAGCGTAAGTTCAATCcatctacacaaacacacaaagctcACATTCATGTTGATTTGTTCATGCTATAGTGTTTGTCTCCATACAGCCCAATGCCTCCAGATAAGCTGGCAAGGCTTATTGATGTGGCCAGTGAGCATAACCTCACCATTGCTATTCTcactcaggtcagtgtcacattggcacatttttgtttcatcCTTATCTTGTAATATTCTTTGAACACTTGTGCGCCTGCTGGACAGGAGATATTGGTGTTCCTGGGAATGATCATCCGTACCCAGCCCAAACTCTTCAGTGAGATGTTTCGTCTCCGCACTGGCCTCATTCTTCAGGTCATGGTGACCGAGCTCACCCATTCCCTTCGCTGTTCAGGTAAATCTTGAGGTACAAATAGAAAAGCTGTCACTTTATAAAGCATGTATCATTCTGTCTTAGGTGAGGAGGCTACAGAGAGTTTGATGAACATGAGCCCATTCGAGATGATGAACCTGCTACATCACATTCTCAGTGGAAAAGAGTTTGGCGTTCAGAAAAGCAGTAAGAATATCATAATCTATTATATAGCGTACCTAACCCATAAGGCTTtgcttgtttttatgtgacCATGAGTTGTATTTTCTGTCTCAGTGCGCTCAACAGGGAATGTGGTCAGCTCTGCTATCAGTATACAGGACAAGAGCAAATCTTTTAAAACTGATTTAAAATCCCCCACTAAACATGGGGGTACCATCAAACTGGTAAGAAACCCTTTTTATTGTTGGTTATATGTCTGCTTTAGGTATAATAACTCTTACTCTGTGTGTTTTAGCCTGTCCCACTTCATTCCCTGGATATTGAAACTATTGAATCAGGGGTAAGTGTACCAGAatcagtttgtttattattcaaggCCCAAGTCATTTGGGGTTTCATGCTCATCTGGTTGTGTTCCAGAGGTACAGACTTCCACCCATCGCGTCATTTCAGGGATCATTAGGTGCTAGTGTAATGCGCGACAGCAAACACGGCCAATGGCTTCGTCGCAGACGTCTAGATGGAGCTCTCAACAGAGTCCCTGTTGGTTTCTATCAGAATGTCTGGAAGATTCTGCAGAAGGTGGGTAAGGGGAAACATAATGAATCCAAAGGTTTTGTCTTACAAGTGCACGCTTTTAGTTTGTTTCTTTTCCTTTATTCAACAGTGTGAAGGGCTGTCTATTGAAGGTTGTGTACTTTTATCCACAACCACGAGAGAGGTATCTAAAATGTGCTTATATGATCATTTACAAATGACCAAAAGTTATATTTTAGTACTGATGGCATTTCAGATGACTCCAGGTGAAATAAAGTTTGCCGTGCATGTGGAAACCGTGTTGAATCGCGTTCCCCAACCGGAATATCGGCAACTGTTGGTGGAGGCCATCTTGGTGCTGACCATGCTGGCTGATATTGACATCCAGAGTGTTGGTGGTGTCATTCAGGTGGAGAAGATCGTACAAATGGCCAGTGATATGTTCTACAATGATCAGGTCAGCTCCACATCCAAGCTTATTTGCCACTAACTTACGTATGAAGACAATCTGTAGCTGGGATATGAAGTCCCATTATTCCCATTATGAACTGTTTGTCCATTCTTGAATATATGAGGACCACAATGGAAATAAGCCTGAggcttttttgtgtatttttatccTCGACAGTTTATTTTAAGATGTGTATGAACAGGTCTTTTGGGCTTGATTGTAtctgttttaacttttattgtcaaataaaaacaaacaaagtctATGGTATTTTGTGAGAAGATTTTAAGAGTGTTCAGCCTATGTTGCAGATGTTTTAATGTTCTGAAACATgtaattaaagggacagttcacccaaaaataaagaaaatatgacatAATTTTTCGCACTTCTTATTCTCAGTCTGTACGTCTTTCTTAAAACACAAaagatacatttaaacaaactgttttaCAGAGCATGTTTTGTTACTAATTGTCTCATACAATGACTTGTTTGTCCTCtgaccaacctgatctcacgaatttccgtggcatagtcacggaattttgtgctcatttttccgtggcattctcacggatctccgcatttttccgtggccctgctacggactgtctttttccgtggcattctcacggattggttactcaactgttttgtcctattttcttaccattttagcttcggtttagggttagatttacatgaaattacatccctacccaaacccaactctaaccccaacaccaggcgacaattgtttaaagtttagaaaatataaaagaataaatcagaaaaaatagtataatagaccaatagttaaagtgacatac
This sequence is a window from Misgurnus anguillicaudatus chromosome 9, ASM2758022v2, whole genome shotgun sequence. Protein-coding genes within it:
- the phka1b gene encoding phosphorylase b kinase regulatory subunit alpha, skeletal muscle isoform isoform X1, giving the protein MRSRSNSGVKLDNYARMLQKTILCHQDPVTGLLPGDETLPHAWVRDNIYCILSVWALGLAYRKDADRDEDKANAYELEQSVVKLMRGLLQCMTRQLDKVEKFKYSKSTSDCLHAKYHSGTCAPVVGDKEWGHLQVDATSIFLLFLAQMTASGLHIIHTHDEVDIVQNLIFYIESAYKVADFGMWERGDKTNQGIPELNVSSIGMAKAALEALDGLNLFGAKGGPESVVHALADDIQHCQSILSSMLPRASTSKEVDAGVLSIISYPAFAVEDIDIVNITKEEIISKLQGRYGCCRFLRDGHKTPCEDPNRLYYESSELKLFENIECEWPLFWTYLILDGIFINSREQVEEYREALDGILIKGKNGLRLVPELYRVPPDKVDEERVNPHTVERVPVGKCPLKWGQSLYILGNLLAEGLLAPGEIDPLNRRLSTVPKPDVVVQMSFLAENEEIKQLLQSHGIDSETLEDVHPIRVQPSRVLSHIYARLGRNQRLGLTGRPYRRIGVLGTSKFYSIRNTIFIFTPQFVDHHDYYLALDNHMIVEMLRNDLSYLCSRWRMTGQPTVTFPISHDMLTDDREDIDPAVLATLQKLQDGYFAGARVKTGKLSGFLDTSCCAHLTFMDCEVDDLAVYLDRLLAVPQQTSISTTEGGLNRFRAAGKQTLEIVALVRKARELNIHNVHMYLPSKLFRSPAPNLNLPDNKDKVPERQDIYPINLPREVNGGIDYPALVQMLKQSLNMQDQADILYILLKDKGIEWDTRLHGKGWTVRRLLSNLYEKAAMLKHWGLIRMISGMLRKKVEELDAACSDLLVHQKHLTVGLPPEPREKTISAPMPPDKLARLIDVASEHNLTIAILTQEILVFLGMIIRTQPKLFSEMFRLRTGLILQVMVTELTHSLRCSGEEATESLMNMSPFEMMNLLHHILSGKEFGVQKSMRSTGNVVSSAISIQDKSKSFKTDLKSPTKHGGTIKLPVPLHSLDIETIESGRYRLPPIASFQGSLGASVMRDSKHGQWLRRRRLDGALNRVPVGFYQNVWKILQKCEGLSIEGCVLLSTTTREMTPGEIKFAVHVETVLNRVPQPEYRQLLVEAILVLTMLADIDIQSVGGVIQVEKIVQMASDMFYNDQKELGADEFLLERDQSTGICRLLYDSSPSGRFGSMTYLSKAVATYVEDFLPSGACALQ
- the phka1b gene encoding phosphorylase b kinase regulatory subunit alpha, skeletal muscle isoform isoform X2; this encodes MWERGDKTNQGIPELNVSSIGMAKAALEALDGLNLFGAKGGPESVVHALADDIQHCQSILSSMLPRASTSKEVDAGVLSIISYPAFAVEDIDIVNITKEEIISKLQGRYGCCRFLRDGHKTPCEDPNRLYYESSELKLFENIECEWPLFWTYLILDGIFINSREQVEEYREALDGILIKGKNGLRLVPELYRVPPDKVDEERVNPHTVERVPVGKCPLKWGQSLYILGNLLAEGLLAPGEIDPLNRRLSTVPKPDVVVQMSFLAENEEIKQLLQSHGIDSETLEDVHPIRVQPSRVLSHIYARLGRNQRLGLTGRPYRRIGVLGTSKFYSIRNTIFIFTPQFVDHHDYYLALDNHMIVEMLRNDLSYLCSRWRMTGQPTVTFPISHDMLTDDREDIDPAVLATLQKLQDGYFAGARVKTGKLSGFLDTSCCAHLTFMDCEVDDLAVYLDRLLAVPQQTSISTTEGGLNRFRAAGKQTLEIVALVRKARELNIHNVHMYLPSKLFRSPAPNLNLPDNKDKVPERQDIYPINLPREVNGGIDYPALVQMLKQSLNMQDQADILYILLKDKGIEWDTRLHGKGWTVRRLLSNLYEKAAMLKHWGLIRMISGMLRKKVEELDAACSDLLVHQKHLTVGLPPEPREKTISAPMPPDKLARLIDVASEHNLTIAILTQEILVFLGMIIRTQPKLFSEMFRLRTGLILQVMVTELTHSLRCSGEEATESLMNMSPFEMMNLLHHILSGKEFGVQKSMRSTGNVVSSAISIQDKSKSFKTDLKSPTKHGGTIKLPVPLHSLDIETIESGRYRLPPIASFQGSLGASVMRDSKHGQWLRRRRLDGALNRVPVGFYQNVWKILQKCEGLSIEGCVLLSTTTREMTPGEIKFAVHVETVLNRVPQPEYRQLLVEAILVLTMLADIDIQSVGGVIQVEKIVQMASDMFYNDQKELGADEFLLERDQSTGICRLLYDSSPSGRFGSMTYLSKAVATYVEDFLPSGACALQ